The following are from one region of the Candidatus Kuenenbacteria bacterium HGW-Kuenenbacteria-1 genome:
- a CDS encoding DNA repair protein RadA yields MSKKIETIYVCSKCEAQFSKWVGRCNECGTWGSVEVQNSKLKIKSLNSEMPIGKVVDFEKIEKKEMIRIKTGIEEFDRVLGGGIVPGSLILLGGEPGIGKSTLVLQLVDKIGNQKLKTCNEFVESIENQKLKIENCILYVSGEESAEQIKLRMDRLDIQSKALQFLGETDIEIICATIEKHKPQIVIIDSIQTMSFSELPSEAGSINQVRVCTVKLLEVAKKNNISIFIVGHVTKEGVVAGPKTLEHLVDTVLYLEGDQFHLFRLLRTAKNRFGSTNEVGVFEMKEKGLIEVQNPSKEFLSQRTKAETGSIVTSTMEGSRAFLIEVQALVSKTVFGYPQRRASGFDLNRLQLLATVLTRRCKCNLGNQDVYLNIAGGIKIEEPAIDLAVCLAIVSAFKNKPIDSNLVAFGEVGLGGEIRNVGQIDKRIIEAKKLGFKKIIIPQTNTKFSDQDIQIISVKNLNEAIEANFKYDKVDFQR; encoded by the coding sequence ATGTCCAAAAAAATTGAAACAATTTATGTTTGCTCAAAATGCGAGGCGCAATTTTCAAAATGGGTTGGTAGATGCAATGAATGTGGGACTTGGGGGAGCGTAGAAGTTCAAAATTCAAAGTTAAAAATTAAAAGTTTAAATTCGGAAATGCCAATTGGGAAGGTGGTAGATTTTGAAAAGATTGAAAAAAAAGAAATGATCAGAATAAAAACAGGCATTGAGGAATTTGACCGCGTTCTTGGCGGAGGAATTGTGCCTGGCAGTTTAATTTTACTGGGCGGTGAACCCGGAATTGGCAAATCAACATTGGTCCTCCAGCTTGTTGATAAAATTGGAAATCAAAAATTAAAAACTTGCAATGAGTTTGTCGAATCTATTGAAAATCAGAAATTGAAAATTGAAAATTGCATTCTTTATGTTTCAGGAGAAGAATCTGCTGAGCAAATTAAATTAAGAATGGATCGTTTAGACATTCAATCAAAAGCATTACAATTTTTAGGAGAAACCGATATTGAAATTATTTGCGCCACAATTGAAAAACACAAGCCACAAATAGTAATCATTGATTCCATTCAAACAATGTCTTTTTCAGAATTGCCGTCTGAGGCAGGGAGCATTAATCAAGTGCGTGTTTGCACAGTAAAATTATTAGAAGTCGCTAAAAAAAATAATATTTCAATTTTCATTGTTGGTCATGTGACCAAAGAGGGAGTGGTTGCTGGACCAAAAACATTGGAGCATTTGGTAGACACTGTTTTATATTTAGAAGGAGATCAATTTCATTTGTTTCGCCTTTTACGAACAGCAAAAAATCGTTTTGGTTCAACAAATGAAGTAGGAGTTTTTGAAATGAAAGAAAAGGGATTAATTGAAGTACAAAATCCTTCAAAAGAATTTTTATCCCAAAGAACAAAAGCAGAAACTGGCTCCATTGTTACTTCAACAATGGAGGGCTCAAGGGCTTTTTTAATTGAAGTTCAAGCATTGGTTTCTAAAACAGTTTTTGGTTATCCCCAAAGAAGAGCATCTGGTTTTGATTTAAATCGTTTGCAATTATTAGCAACAGTTTTAACTCGTCGTTGCAAATGTAATTTAGGCAATCAAGATGTTTATCTTAATATCGCCGGAGGAATTAAGATTGAAGAACCAGCTATTGATTTAGCTGTTTGTTTGGCTATTGTTTCAGCTTTTAAAAATAAACCAATAGATTCAAATTTAGTTGCATTTGGCGAGGTTGGTTTGGGTGGCGAAATTCGAAATGTTGGTCAAATAGACAAAAGAATAATTGAAGCGAAAAAATTAGGATTTAAAAAAATTATTATTCCTCAAACTAATACTAAATTTTCAGATCAAGATATTCAAATTATTTCAGTAAAAAATTTAAATGAAGCAATAGAAGCAAATTTTAAATATGACAAAGTTGATTTCCAACGATAA
- the rpoC gene encoding DNA-directed RNA polymerase subunit beta', with protein MSINFFDFNAIKLKVASPEDILNWSFGEVTKPETINYRTQKPERDGLFCEKIFGPVKDWECACGKYRRIRYKGIICDKCGVEVAKNVIRRERMGHIKLVAPVSHIWFLRGVPSKIGLLLDMSVQNLEKIVYFAGFIVTEVKEELKNDILKQVEDEFKIISSDLKLEFDKQVDEIKKDITQKLNQEKKEKTEIKKELVKEIKFSQQTFAEKFKKVKEALKTTKEEVANIRLAKVLSKNEYQNLSSKYGNIFEVGIGAEAIHKLLSGLDLEKLIIILEKELLESDSTKKEKIICRLKLIKNLIINKIKPEWMILTVVPVLPPDLRPMVQLDGGRFASSDLNDLYRRIINRNNRLKRLIELNAPEVICRNEKRMLQEAVDSLIDNSVRHGKTVIASTGQKRNLKSIADMLKGKQGRFRQNLLGKRVDYSGRSVIVVGPNLKLHQCGIPKTMALELFKPFVISKLIKQEYAHNVRSAGYLIEEGKKEVWDILEGITNESYVLLNRAPTLHRLGIQAFKPILIEGKAIQIHPMVCAAFNADFDGDQMAVHVPLTVEAKNEAKELMLSSKNLLKPSTGDPIAVPTQDMIVGSFYLTYIKKLDRDTSSRKIKVFSSKNEALLAYDLKKISIQEVIKVRTEQGIIEMTPGKIIFNSVLPVELKDYNTFFDKKAVVQLVKKSLFLFKEEKTAILLDKIKEITLKHLTQAGFSWGIDELPDLPEKHKIIKLAENKISEIQNQFNEALLTEEERYNKIIEIWTETKDEIIQMCKNILDEKSSAYYMIESGARGSITQTTQMMGMKGLVVNPKGDIIELPIKSSFKEGFDTLEYFISSHGARKGLSDTALRTASAGYLTRRLVDVAQGVIITEEDCGDEEGIVLMKEASEKIGETLAKRVLGRVILENIIDPKTKKILIKKGTLISFKEVKILEELDLKQIKIRSVIGCRSLSGICQKCYGWDLGYNRLATMGTAVGVIAAESIGEPGTQLTMRTFHTGGVAGQDITQGLPRVGEVFEARLTKRKAFISEVDGKIIKIIEEGKEKKVLIKHEGLTEDTYKIKDEKILVKNGQEIKKGDVLFKQGKKEKEVVVLKNGKVKILKGKIKVIFSEEKIKEYLIPIGYILKVHEGELITKGDALTEGNLDLEELFRFKGKRVAQRYILEEIQYIYSSQGQKVSDKHMEIIIRQMFSKVLVQDPGESDFLKGEIISQTFLKKINEKLIKEKKNIIKGKELFLGITKVSLLTESWLSAASFQETARVLIDAAVSGRVDELTGLKENIIIGHLIPAGTGYKKS; from the coding sequence ATGTCCATCAACTTTTTTGATTTCAATGCCATTAAATTAAAAGTAGCTTCTCCCGAAGATATTTTAAATTGGTCGTTTGGAGAAGTAACTAAACCAGAAACGATTAATTATCGGACGCAAAAACCAGAAAGAGATGGTTTGTTTTGTGAAAAAATTTTTGGTCCAGTAAAAGACTGGGAATGCGCTTGCGGGAAATATAGACGCATTCGTTATAAAGGAATAATTTGTGATAAATGTGGAGTGGAAGTGGCAAAAAATGTTATTAGAAGAGAAAGAATGGGTCATATTAAATTAGTTGCGCCAGTAAGTCATATTTGGTTTTTAAGAGGGGTACCTTCAAAAATAGGTTTGCTTTTAGATATGTCCGTTCAAAATTTAGAAAAAATTGTTTATTTTGCTGGTTTTATTGTTACAGAAGTTAAAGAAGAACTTAAAAATGACATTTTAAAACAAGTGGAAGATGAATTTAAAATAATTTCTTCTGATTTAAAACTTGAATTTGATAAACAAGTAGATGAAATTAAAAAGGATATTACTCAAAAATTAAATCAAGAAAAGAAAGAAAAAACTGAAATTAAAAAAGAACTTGTTAAAGAAATTAAATTTTCTCAACAAACTTTCGCAGAAAAATTTAAAAAAGTAAAAGAGGCTTTAAAAACAACTAAAGAAGAAGTTGCAAATATTAGATTGGCAAAAGTTCTTTCTAAAAATGAATATCAAAATTTATCTTCAAAATATGGGAATATTTTTGAAGTAGGAATTGGAGCTGAAGCTATTCATAAATTACTTTCTGGTCTTGATTTAGAAAAATTAATTATAATTTTAGAAAAAGAACTTTTAGAAAGTGATTCTACTAAAAAAGAAAAAATAATTTGTCGTTTAAAATTAATTAAAAATTTAATTATAAATAAAATTAAACCAGAATGGATGATATTAACTGTTGTTCCAGTGCTTCCACCTGATTTAAGACCAATGGTTCAATTAGATGGTGGAAGATTTGCTTCTAGTGACTTGAATGATTTGTATAGAAGAATAATAAATCGTAATAATCGTCTCAAGAGATTAATAGAATTGAATGCTCCTGAGGTTATTTGTCGTAATGAAAAAAGAATGCTACAAGAAGCGGTAGATAGTTTAATTGACAATAGCGTGAGGCACGGGAAAACAGTCATTGCTTCTACTGGACAAAAAAGAAATTTAAAGTCAATCGCTGATATGTTAAAAGGAAAGCAGGGTCGTTTTAGACAAAATCTTTTAGGAAAAAGAGTAGATTATTCTGGTCGTTCAGTTATTGTTGTTGGCCCTAATCTTAAACTTCATCAATGTGGGATTCCTAAAACTATGGCTTTGGAATTATTTAAACCCTTTGTTATTTCTAAATTAATTAAACAAGAATATGCGCACAATGTTCGAAGCGCTGGATATTTAATTGAAGAAGGAAAAAAAGAGGTATGGGATATTTTAGAAGGAATTACCAATGAATCATATGTTTTACTTAATCGTGCTCCCACCTTACATCGATTAGGAATTCAAGCATTTAAGCCTATATTAATTGAGGGAAAAGCAATCCAAATTCATCCAATGGTTTGTGCTGCTTTTAATGCTGATTTTGACGGAGATCAAATGGCCGTTCATGTGCCTTTAACAGTTGAAGCTAAAAATGAAGCAAAAGAATTGATGTTGTCTAGTAAAAATTTACTTAAACCATCTACAGGAGATCCAATTGCTGTTCCTACTCAAGATATGATTGTTGGATCTTTTTATCTTACTTATATTAAAAAATTAGATCGTGACACATCGTCAAGAAAAATTAAAGTTTTTTCTTCTAAGAACGAGGCTTTGTTGGCTTATGATTTAAAGAAAATTTCTATTCAAGAAGTGATTAAGGTAAGGACAGAGCAAGGAATAATAGAAATGACTCCTGGAAAAATTATTTTTAATTCAGTGCTTCCTGTTGAATTAAAAGATTATAATACCTTTTTTGACAAAAAAGCAGTGGTTCAGTTGGTTAAAAAAAGCCTTTTTCTTTTTAAAGAAGAAAAAACAGCAATTTTATTAGATAAAATAAAAGAAATTACTTTAAAACATTTAACTCAAGCTGGTTTTTCTTGGGGAATAGATGAATTGCCTGATTTGCCAGAAAAACATAAAATTATTAAGTTGGCGGAAAATAAAATAAGTGAAATTCAAAATCAATTTAATGAAGCGTTATTAACAGAGGAAGAAAGATATAATAAAATTATTGAAATTTGGACAGAAACCAAAGACGAAATTATTCAAATGTGTAAAAATATTTTGGACGAAAAAAGTTCCGCTTATTATATGATTGAATCAGGAGCCAGAGGAAGCATAACTCAAACTACACAGATGATGGGAATGAAAGGGTTGGTTGTTAATCCAAAAGGAGATATTATTGAATTGCCGATTAAAAGTAGTTTTAAAGAAGGATTTGACACATTGGAATATTTTATTTCTTCTCATGGCGCTAGAAAAGGGCTTTCTGATACTGCTCTTCGTACAGCTAGCGCTGGTTATTTAACTCGAAGATTAGTTGATGTGGCTCAGGGGGTAATTATTACAGAAGAAGATTGTGGCGACGAAGAAGGAATTGTTTTAATGAAAGAAGCAAGTGAAAAAATAGGAGAAACATTAGCAAAAAGAGTATTAGGAAGAGTAATACTTGAAAATATTATTGATCCTAAAACAAAGAAAATTCTTATTAAAAAAGGCACATTAATTTCTTTTAAAGAAGTAAAAATTTTAGAAGAATTAGATTTAAAACAAATAAAAATACGTTCAGTTATTGGCTGTAGATCTTTGTCTGGAATTTGTCAAAAGTGTTATGGTTGGGATTTGGGATATAATAGATTGGCGACAATGGGTACTGCTGTAGGAGTTATTGCTGCGGAGAGTATTGGAGAACCAGGAACCCAGCTTACAATGAGAACTTTTCATACAGGGGGAGTAGCAGGGCAAGATATTACACAAGGATTGCCTAGAGTAGGAGAAGTTTTTGAAGCACGTTTAACCAAAAGAAAAGCTTTTATTAGCGAGGTAGACGGGAAAATTATTAAAATTATAGAAGAAGGGAAAGAAAAAAAAGTTTTAATTAAACATGAAGGATTAACCGAGGATACTTATAAAATTAAAGATGAAAAAATATTAGTAAAAAATGGACAAGAAATAAAAAAGGGAGATGTGTTGTTTAAACAGGGCAAAAAAGAAAAAGAAGTTGTTGTTTTAAAAAATGGGAAAGTTAAAATATTAAAAGGCAAAATTAAGGTTATTTTTTCTGAGGAAAAAATAAAAGAATATTTAATCCCAATAGGATATATTTTAAAGGTTCATGAAGGGGAATTAATAACAAAAGGTGATGCTTTAACCGAAGGAAATTTAGACTTAGAAGAGCTATTCCGTTTTAAAGGAAAACGAGTTGCGCAAAGATATATTTTAGAAGAAATTCAATACATTTATTCTTCTCAAGGACAAAAAGTAAGCGACAAACATATGGAAATTATTATTCGTCAAATGTTTTCAAAGGTATTAGTTCAAGATCCAGGAGAAAGTGATTTCTTAAAAGGAGAAATTATTTCCCAAACGTTTTTAAAAAAGATTAATGAAAAACTTATTAAAGAGAAAAAAAATATTATTAAAGGGAAAGAATTATTTTTGGGAATCACAAAAGTTTCTTTATTGACAGAGAGTTGGTTGTCTGCGGCCTCTTTTCAAGAAACAGCCCGTGTTTTAATTGATGCCGCTGTTTCTGGACGTGTTGATGAATTAACAGGATTAAAAGAAAATATTATTATTGGTCATTTGATCCCTGCTGGAACAGGATATAAGAAAAGTTAA
- a CDS encoding DNA-directed RNA polymerase subunit beta: MLSKTFPKTFSKRVFFNSSKEIVPLPNLIKIQKKSYEWFLKDGLKELFEEISPIKDYIGRDLELYFKDYYFDDPKFDETTAKERNITYEAPLRVKVELVNKKTNKNKIQEIFFGDFPLMTKRGTFIINGIERVVVSQLVRSAGVFFSCENSKGKFFYGAKIIPNRGAWIEIETDGNGILWVRIDRKRKIAITALLKAFGYGNDEEILDLFKEFKNKEEINYIKNTLLKDSTENMEDGLIEVYKHIRPGDMATPDNAKSLIYAMFFNFSRYDLGGVGRYKINQTFKLDTPITKENRILKKEDLINIIKRIISLNVSQEKADDIDHLNNRRVRAIGELLQNKLRIGLTRMERIVKDRMSTYEIETIIPNSLVNVHLVSNIVREFFMSFQLSQFMDQVNLLAELEHKRRLSAMGPGGLSRERAGFEVRDVHYTHYGRICPVTTPEGTNIGLISHLACYAEIDDYGFLKAPFVKIINKIKNKAEITQGKVIREDILDPITKKTFIKKGETITLEIAKKLEKIDIKEILCKPFKSEEAVYLDATEEEKYVTTSAGIILENKSLEEKVEARIKGQAGIVSLEEIDLQDISPKQIISVSAALIPFLEHNDAARALMGSNMQRQAVACIKAESPIVGTGMEAKVALDSGYLTIAENDGIIEEVEASKITILEKNNKSVVYPLQKFLRSNASTCLNQKVLIEKGQEVKKGDILADGTDTQNGEIALGQNILVAFISFEGGNFEDAILISEKLVQEDRYTSIHIEDYKIDVRDTKLGPEVITNDIPNISEEKLKNLDNEGIIRIGAEVFSGDILVGKITPKGETELSAEEKLLKAIFGEKAKDVRDSSLYLKHGEHGKVINVKIFSREQGDKLSAGVIKTIQISIANLRRIQVGDKLAGRHGNKGVISRVVAIEDMPYLKDGTPIDMILNPLGVVSRMNLGQILEITLGLAAKTLNYKVASPSLDGVTEEKIKEELEKAGFSKEGKVVLCNGKSGENFVHPITIGYPYFMKLNHLVEDKIHQRSIGPYSLITQQPLGGKAQFGGQRFGEMEVWALEAYGAAHTLQEILTIKSDDVLGRSKAYETIIKDGVIEKVNLPESFNVLVRELKGLCLDVELFKKK; encoded by the coding sequence ATGCTTTCTAAAACTTTTCCAAAAACCTTTTCTAAAAGAGTTTTTTTTAATTCTTCAAAAGAAATTGTTCCTCTTCCTAATTTAATTAAAATTCAAAAAAAATCATATGAATGGTTTCTTAAAGATGGACTTAAGGAATTATTTGAAGAAATTTCTCCTATTAAAGATTATATTGGCCGAGATTTAGAATTATATTTTAAAGATTATTATTTTGATGATCCCAAATTTGATGAGACTACTGCTAAAGAACGAAACATTACTTATGAAGCTCCCTTAAGAGTAAAGGTAGAATTAGTTAATAAAAAAACAAATAAAAATAAAATTCAGGAAATTTTTTTTGGTGATTTTCCTTTAATGACAAAAAGAGGCACTTTTATTATTAATGGAATTGAAAGAGTTGTTGTTTCTCAACTTGTTAGATCAGCAGGAGTTTTTTTTAGTTGTGAAAATAGTAAGGGAAAATTTTTTTACGGAGCAAAAATTATTCCTAATAGAGGGGCATGGATAGAAATAGAAACAGATGGAAACGGAATATTATGGGTAAGAATTGATCGTAAAAGAAAAATAGCAATAACAGCGCTTTTAAAAGCTTTTGGGTATGGGAATGATGAGGAAATTTTAGATTTATTTAAAGAATTTAAAAACAAAGAAGAAATTAATTATATTAAAAATACTCTTTTAAAAGATTCTACAGAAAACATGGAAGATGGATTAATAGAGGTTTATAAACATATTAGACCGGGAGATATGGCCACTCCTGATAATGCCAAAAGTTTAATTTATGCTATGTTTTTTAATTTTAGTAGATATGATTTGGGTGGAGTGGGCCGATATAAAATTAATCAAACTTTTAAATTAGATACTCCAATTACAAAAGAGAATAGAATTTTAAAAAAAGAAGATTTAATTAATATTATTAAAAGAATTATATCTTTAAACGTTAGTCAAGAAAAGGCTGATGATATTGATCATTTAAATAATCGTCGAGTAAGAGCCATAGGAGAATTACTTCAAAATAAACTAAGAATAGGGTTAACAAGAATGGAAAGAATTGTTAAGGATCGAATGAGTACCTATGAAATTGAGACAATTATTCCAAATTCTTTAGTAAATGTGCATTTGGTGTCCAATATTGTTAGAGAATTTTTTATGTCTTTCCAATTATCTCAATTTATGGACCAAGTAAATCTTTTGGCAGAATTGGAACATAAGCGACGACTTTCAGCCATGGGACCAGGTGGGCTTTCAAGAGAACGAGCTGGATTTGAAGTTAGAGATGTTCATTATACTCATTATGGTCGAATTTGTCCGGTTACTACTCCCGAAGGAACTAATATCGGATTAATTAGTCATTTGGCGTGTTATGCTGAAATAGATGATTATGGTTTTCTTAAGGCTCCTTTTGTTAAAATAATTAATAAAATAAAAAATAAAGCAGAAATAACTCAAGGCAAAGTTATTAGAGAAGATATTTTAGACCCAATAACAAAAAAAACTTTTATTAAAAAAGGAGAAACAATAACATTAGAAATAGCCAAAAAATTAGAAAAAATTGATATTAAAGAAATTTTATGCAAACCATTTAAAAGCGAAGAAGCGGTTTATTTAGATGCAACAGAAGAGGAAAAATATGTTACCACTTCAGCTGGTATTATTTTAGAAAATAAATCTTTAGAAGAAAAAGTGGAAGCAAGAATTAAAGGGCAAGCAGGGATTGTTTCTTTAGAAGAAATTGATCTTCAAGATATTTCTCCAAAACAAATTATTAGTGTTTCTGCTGCGTTAATTCCTTTTCTTGAGCATAATGATGCTGCTCGAGCTTTAATGGGTAGCAATATGCAACGGCAAGCGGTGGCTTGTATTAAAGCAGAATCTCCAATTGTTGGAACCGGAATGGAAGCAAAAGTTGCTTTGGATTCTGGATATTTAACCATAGCAGAAAATGATGGAATAATAGAGGAAGTAGAAGCATCAAAAATTACTATTTTAGAAAAAAATAATAAATCGGTTGTTTATCCTTTACAAAAATTTCTTCGTTCAAACGCTTCTACTTGTTTAAATCAAAAAGTATTAATTGAAAAGGGACAGGAAGTTAAAAAAGGAGATATTTTAGCTGATGGAACAGACACGCAAAATGGGGAAATAGCTTTAGGTCAAAATATTTTAGTTGCTTTTATTTCTTTTGAAGGAGGAAATTTTGAAGATGCTATTTTAATTTCTGAAAAATTAGTTCAAGAAGATCGTTATACTTCAATTCATATTGAAGATTATAAAATTGATGTGAGAGATACCAAATTAGGTCCAGAAGTTATTACTAATGATATTCCTAATATTAGTGAAGAAAAATTAAAAAATTTAGATAACGAGGGAATTATTAGAATCGGAGCTGAGGTTTTTTCTGGAGATATTTTAGTGGGAAAAATTACCCCAAAAGGAGAAACAGAGCTTTCCGCAGAAGAAAAATTATTAAAGGCTATTTTTGGCGAGAAAGCGAAAGATGTTCGCGATAGTTCTCTTTATTTAAAACATGGGGAACATGGAAAAGTAATAAATGTAAAGATTTTTTCTAGAGAGCAAGGAGATAAACTTTCAGCAGGAGTAATAAAAACAATTCAAATTTCAATAGCTAATTTACGAAGAATTCAAGTAGGTGATAAATTAGCTGGACGACATGGGAATAAAGGTGTTATTTCTCGCGTTGTTGCAATAGAAGATATGCCTTATTTAAAAGATGGCACCCCAATTGATATGATTTTAAATCCTTTAGGCGTTGTTTCTAGAATGAATTTGGGACAAATTTTAGAAATTACTCTTGGATTAGCTGCTAAAACTTTAAATTATAAAGTTGCATCCCCATCTTTAGATGGAGTAACAGAGGAAAAAATAAAAGAAGAATTAGAAAAAGCAGGATTTTCTAAAGAAGGGAAAGTTGTTTTGTGTAATGGAAAATCAGGTGAGAATTTTGTTCATCCTATAACAATAGGTTATCCATATTTTATGAAATTAAATCACTTAGTTGAAGATAAAATTCATCAACGTTCCATCGGTCCTTATTCTTTAATTACTCAGCAACCTCTTGGAGGAAAGGCTCAATTTGGAGGACAGAGATTTGGAGAAATGGAAGTATGGGCATTAGAAGCTTATGGAGCCGCGCATACTCTTCAAGAAATTTTAACTATTAAGTCTGATGATGTTTTAGGTCGTTCAAAAGCTTATGAGACAATAATTAAAGATGGAGTAATTGAAAAAGTAAATTTGCCAGAATCATTTAACGTTCTTGTTCGAGAATTAAAAGGACTTTGTTTGGATGTGGAATTGTTTAAGAAAAAATAA